The following are encoded in a window of Flavobacterium sp. WC2421 genomic DNA:
- a CDS encoding HlyD family secretion protein, with amino-acid sequence MLNISDNNKTNSPSLKKFNTIKNLNLNSNSKILNKIIVLFFILGILILFLPWTQNISGSGAVTTLKPNQRPQSIQSVISGRIENWYVQEGDFVNKGDTILFISEIKEDYMDPNLVANTQKQVNAKKLSLESYGSKVKTMTGQIQNIESEKKLKLEQAQNKIKQSLLKIKSDSMDLVAVKTQLKIANTQFDRAVQLNKEGLKPLTDVEDKKLKLQEVEAKIITQENKFLTSKNEYINSKVETNRITAEYAEKVSKAQSDQYTAMSNQFDTEAQVNKLENQYANYSIRNGMYYIKAPQSGYVNRVLQAGIGQTVKEGTPIVSIMPAQYDIAVETYVDPIDLPLINRGEKVRVWFDGWPTIVFSGWPDVSYGTFGGKIVAIENFISDNGKYRILIAPDKEEAPWPKKISIGSGAETIALLDTVPIWFEVWRILNGFPPNYYKTDVKTVKEKK; translated from the coding sequence ATGCTAAACATATCTGACAATAACAAAACGAATTCACCGAGTTTAAAAAAATTCAATACAATTAAAAACCTGAACTTGAATTCGAATTCAAAGATTTTAAACAAAATCATCGTCTTGTTTTTTATTTTGGGAATATTAATTCTATTCCTTCCTTGGACGCAAAACATCTCAGGTTCTGGGGCTGTGACTACTTTAAAGCCCAACCAAAGACCGCAATCAATACAAAGTGTTATCTCAGGTCGAATAGAAAACTGGTACGTGCAAGAAGGCGATTTTGTCAATAAAGGGGATACTATCCTTTTCATATCTGAAATTAAAGAGGATTATATGGACCCAAATTTAGTGGCTAATACTCAAAAACAAGTTAATGCTAAGAAATTGTCTCTGGAGTCATATGGTTCTAAAGTAAAAACCATGACAGGTCAAATTCAGAATATTGAAAGTGAAAAAAAACTAAAATTAGAACAAGCACAAAACAAAATCAAACAGTCGCTTTTAAAAATAAAAAGTGATAGTATGGATTTAGTAGCGGTAAAAACCCAACTTAAGATTGCAAATACGCAGTTTGATCGTGCCGTACAGTTGAATAAAGAAGGTCTTAAACCACTGACTGATGTCGAGGATAAAAAATTGAAACTTCAAGAAGTAGAAGCTAAAATTATTACTCAGGAAAATAAATTCCTAACTAGTAAAAATGAATATATCAATTCCAAAGTAGAAACCAACCGTATTACTGCTGAATACGCGGAGAAAGTATCCAAAGCACAAAGCGATCAATACACGGCTATGAGCAATCAATTTGATACCGAAGCACAAGTAAATAAATTAGAAAATCAATATGCAAATTATAGTATTAGAAACGGAATGTACTATATCAAAGCACCACAAAGTGGTTATGTAAACAGAGTGTTACAAGCAGGAATAGGCCAAACAGTAAAAGAAGGAACGCCTATTGTGAGCATTATGCCAGCACAGTACGACATTGCCGTTGAAACGTATGTTGACCCAATAGATTTGCCCTTAATTAATAGAGGGGAAAAAGTGAGAGTCTGGTTTGATGGATGGCCAACAATCGTTTTCTCAGGTTGGCCTGATGTTTCTTATGGAACTTTTGGCGGCAAAATTGTTGCTATCGAAAACTTCATTAGTGACAATGGAAAATACCGAATTCTAATTGCTCCAGACAAAGAAGAAGCTCCTTGGCCTAAAAAAATAAGTATTGGTTCAGGTGCCGAAACTATTGCCTTACTAGACACCGTGCCTATCTGGTTTGAAGTATGGAGAATTTTAAATGGGTTTCCACCAAATTATTATAAAACAGACGTAAAAACAGTTAAAGAAAAAAAATAA
- a CDS encoding class I SAM-dependent methyltransferase codes for MKKLFKLVLNTIPRPILIRLSYVARPVLALALKGTAFTDPIDGKSFKTFLPYGYGTQRNNVLSPSTLSLERHRLLWLYLNEKTDFFKPELVSGSSVTNTNRIKLRDTEMNSALKVLHFAPEQAFYKLFRNQKNLDYTTTDLFSPLADVKADICDLPFEDNQYDVILCNHVLEHIPDDTKAMQELYRVLKPGGMAILQIPQDLKRAVTFADDTITDQKKRAEIFGQYDHVRIYGRDYFDKLRSIGFKVIEEDYTNTIALELVEKYCLAKGEIIPVCFK; via the coding sequence ATGAAAAAACTATTCAAACTCGTACTCAATACCATCCCTCGTCCTATTCTTATTCGTTTAAGTTATGTAGCGAGACCTGTTTTGGCTTTGGCCTTAAAAGGAACTGCTTTTACTGATCCTATTGACGGAAAAAGTTTTAAAACTTTCTTGCCGTATGGGTATGGAACGCAACGAAATAATGTTCTTTCGCCAAGTACGCTTTCTTTAGAAAGACACCGTTTATTATGGTTGTACTTAAATGAAAAGACTGATTTTTTTAAACCTGAACTCGTTTCAGGTTCCTCTGTTACAAATACAAACAGAATTAAATTACGAGATACTGAAATGAATTCAGCATTAAAAGTCTTGCATTTTGCTCCTGAACAAGCATTTTATAAATTGTTTAGAAACCAAAAAAATCTAGATTACACCACAACCGATTTATTTTCACCTTTGGCAGATGTAAAAGCAGATATTTGTGATTTGCCTTTTGAGGACAATCAGTACGATGTTATTTTATGTAATCATGTTCTAGAACACATTCCGGATGACACAAAGGCCATGCAAGAATTGTATCGCGTACTAAAACCAGGCGGAATGGCTATTTTGCAAATCCCACAAGATTTGAAACGCGCGGTAACTTTTGCTGACGATACAATTACAGATCAAAAAAAACGTGCTGAAATTTTCGGGCAATACGATCATGTACGTATTTACGGTCGGGATTATTTTGATAAGTTAAGAAGCATTGGTTTTAAAGTAATCGAAGAAGATTACACCAATACAATTGCACTAGAATTAGTAGAAAAATACTGTTTAGCTAAAGGAGAAATCATCCCAGTTTGCTTCAAATAA
- a CDS encoding peptidase domain-containing ABC transporter codes for MTPLKRFYNLLALDKKDITQLFFYAIFAGLISLSLPLGIQAIINFIQSGRVSVSWIVLIFLVVMGVALVGILSLMQLRITENLQQKIFVRSSFEFAVRLPKIKFEELYNTYPPELANRFFDTMTIQKGTSKLLIDFSAALLQIAFGVILLSLYHPYFIVFGIMLIILLYFIFKLSYKSGLETSLKESKNKYKVAGWLQEMARNNYSFRNQLNFDYGLQKNDQLVSEYLNYREKHFNVIKRQFTQLIIFKIIITASLLSIGGFLVVSQQMNIGQFVAAEIIILLVINSVEKIILGLETFYDVLTSVEKIGQVADLSLEEEFDTENTNFCYADITLETEKVKFKFPDSKNTILNDISLKIEQGERIVINGENGSGKSTLIRILSGLIKPTTGSFYINDDTFKKIDLKQYRSQIGSVIYGETPFEGTIHENITFNDDSISQEDLKWAIDGLQLTSYIKSLPESLETKIFPEGRQLSSSNAQKILLARSIIHKPRILFYEDPTDTMDEKVANETIDFITAKENQWTIIVSSKNPYWKTKCNREIIMQNGRIQHDSKTL; via the coding sequence ATGACTCCACTAAAACGCTTTTACAACTTATTAGCACTTGACAAAAAAGACATTACCCAACTATTTTTTTATGCCATTTTTGCTGGACTAATCAGTTTATCACTTCCCTTAGGCATTCAGGCTATTATTAATTTTATACAATCGGGTCGCGTAAGTGTCTCTTGGATTGTATTGATATTTCTAGTCGTAATGGGTGTAGCACTAGTTGGAATTCTATCTTTAATGCAATTGCGAATTACAGAAAACTTACAACAAAAAATATTTGTTCGTTCTTCATTTGAATTTGCCGTTCGATTACCTAAAATTAAATTTGAAGAACTGTACAATACCTATCCCCCAGAATTAGCCAATCGTTTTTTTGATACAATGACCATTCAAAAAGGTACATCAAAATTACTAATTGACTTTTCGGCGGCTTTACTACAAATTGCTTTTGGTGTTATTCTTCTATCGTTATACCATCCTTATTTTATAGTATTTGGAATAATGTTAATTATTTTGCTTTACTTCATCTTTAAACTTTCCTATAAATCAGGTTTAGAAACCAGTTTAAAAGAATCAAAAAATAAATATAAAGTAGCAGGATGGCTACAAGAAATGGCTCGAAATAATTATAGTTTTAGAAACCAACTCAACTTTGATTATGGTCTTCAAAAAAACGATCAGTTAGTAAGTGAATATTTAAACTATCGTGAAAAACATTTTAATGTTATCAAAAGACAATTTACTCAATTAATTATTTTCAAAATTATAATCACAGCGAGTTTACTTTCTATAGGCGGGTTTCTAGTAGTATCGCAACAAATGAATATAGGGCAATTCGTTGCCGCCGAAATTATCATATTATTAGTAATAAACTCCGTAGAAAAAATCATTCTTGGTCTTGAAACATTTTATGATGTACTAACCTCGGTTGAGAAAATAGGTCAAGTAGCTGACTTGAGTTTAGAAGAAGAGTTTGATACCGAAAATACTAATTTCTGCTATGCAGATATCACTTTAGAAACTGAAAAAGTAAAATTCAAATTTCCGGATTCTAAAAATACAATTCTGAATGACATTTCTTTGAAAATTGAACAGGGTGAACGCATTGTAATCAACGGAGAAAACGGCTCAGGTAAATCAACATTAATCCGAATTTTATCGGGACTAATAAAACCTACAACTGGAAGTTTTTACATCAACGATGATACATTCAAAAAAATCGATTTGAAACAATACCGTTCTCAAATAGGAAGTGTTATTTATGGCGAAACTCCATTTGAAGGAACGATCCATGAAAACATCACTTTTAACGATGACTCAATCAGTCAAGAAGATTTAAAGTGGGCAATTGACGGGCTACAATTAACATCCTACATTAAATCACTACCAGAAAGTTTAGAAACAAAAATTTTCCCGGAAGGAAGACAACTTTCATCATCGAATGCTCAAAAAATACTGTTGGCCAGAAGCATCATTCATAAACCGAGAATTTTATTTTATGAGGATCCAACCGACACTATGGATGAAAAAGTAGCCAATGAAACTATTGATTTTATTACTGCCAAAGAAAACCAATGGACCATTATTGTATCCTCTAAAAACCCTTATTGGAAAACTAAATGCAATCGAGAAATCATCATGCAAAACGGACGTATTCAACACGACTCAAAAACACTATAG
- a CDS encoding TolC family protein: protein MKQLLILFLFFGCVAFGQSPNDNSYKEFTYNEFLGYVKKYHPLVKTANLEINKAQANLMMARGGFDPKIEVDFKEKQFKDKEYYSILNSSFKIPTWYGIEIKAGFDNNDGIYLNPENTVPNQGLTSLGITVPLGQGLFINQRMADVRKAKIQLKLSQAERKLQAIAVLYDASIAYFNWKKTYNEVKLYETYSSNAQIRFNGIKALIKAGDKRAIDSIEAGISVKNRLLNLEDSKLKLNKAKLELSNFLWLENSIPLELADSLIPEIAVDASIQETLKTNDLVNSDFTLDNHPKINALENKIEILTVEKKLKANMLLPKIDVGYSYIAEPSYIDNYQFENYKIGLNFYFPLFLRKERGSLKLAQYKIQESEFTLNLERVQLSNKISAQKIEIQSLEKQNKIIKTLAEDYTVMLKSEERLFTFGESSLFLINSRENSLISAQLASIALENRYFNSNAELFKIMANPD from the coding sequence ATGAAACAACTTCTTATCCTTTTTCTATTCTTTGGATGTGTTGCTTTTGGACAATCCCCAAACGATAACTCTTACAAAGAGTTTACTTATAATGAGTTTTTGGGCTATGTCAAGAAATACCATCCACTAGTAAAAACAGCCAACTTAGAAATCAATAAAGCACAAGCTAATTTGATGATGGCACGCGGTGGATTTGACCCGAAAATTGAAGTTGATTTTAAAGAAAAACAATTTAAAGACAAAGAATATTATTCAATACTAAACAGCAGTTTTAAAATCCCTACTTGGTACGGAATCGAAATAAAAGCGGGTTTTGACAACAATGACGGAATTTACTTAAATCCTGAAAACACAGTGCCTAACCAAGGTTTAACCTCTTTAGGAATCACGGTGCCACTAGGACAAGGTTTGTTTATCAATCAAAGAATGGCCGATGTACGCAAGGCAAAAATTCAGTTGAAACTGAGCCAAGCTGAACGAAAATTACAAGCAATCGCTGTTTTGTATGATGCCTCTATCGCCTATTTTAACTGGAAGAAAACCTATAATGAAGTTAAACTATACGAAACCTACAGCAGCAATGCACAAATTCGTTTCAACGGTATAAAAGCATTGATAAAAGCAGGTGATAAACGTGCTATAGACAGTATCGAGGCTGGAATTAGCGTAAAAAACAGACTGCTTAATCTGGAGGACTCTAAATTAAAATTGAACAAAGCCAAGCTAGAGTTATCTAACTTTCTTTGGTTAGAAAATTCGATTCCGCTAGAATTAGCTGATAGTCTTATTCCAGAAATAGCTGTGGATGCTAGTATTCAAGAAACATTAAAAACAAATGATTTAGTGAATTCTGATTTCACATTGGACAATCACCCGAAAATTAATGCGCTTGAAAACAAAATCGAAATTTTGACTGTGGAAAAAAAGCTAAAAGCGAATATGCTACTGCCAAAAATTGACGTGGGTTATTCTTATATCGCTGAACCCAGTTATATTGACAACTATCAATTTGAAAATTATAAAATTGGTTTGAACTTTTATTTTCCTTTGTTTTTACGAAAAGAACGCGGGAGTTTGAAACTAGCACAATACAAAATTCAGGAATCGGAGTTTACTTTGAATCTAGAACGCGTGCAACTTTCGAATAAAATAAGTGCTCAAAAAATAGAAATTCAGTCTCTGGAAAAACAAAATAAAATTATTAAAACACTGGCCGAAGATTATACTGTGATGCTAAAATCAGAGGAACGCTTGTTTACTTTTGGCGAAAGCTCCCTGTTTTTAATAAACAGTAGAGAGAACAGTTTAATCAGTGCTCAGCTGGCTTCAATAGCTTTAGAAAACAGATATTTTAACTCAAATGCTGAACTTTTTAAAATTATGGCCAATCCTGATTAA
- the map gene encoding type I methionyl aminopeptidase — MIIVKSREEIELMRESALIVSKTLGMIASEIKEGVTTLHLDKLAEEFIRDHGAVPSFLGLYGFPNSLCMSPNAQVVHGIPNNTPLESGDVISVDCGAFKNGYHGDHAYSFEIGEVSPETKKLLQVTKESLYVGIREFKAGNRVEDVGNAIQKYTESHGYGVVRELVGHGLGQKMHEDPEMPNYGKRGRGKLFVEGMVVAIEPMINLGTRNIKQLKDGWTILTADGKPSAHFEHDVALIDGKPEILSTFAYVYQALGIVSNEEDEFRKVPLVL; from the coding sequence ATGATTATAGTTAAATCCCGTGAAGAAATTGAGTTAATGCGCGAAAGTGCCTTAATCGTATCGAAAACATTAGGAATGATTGCTTCTGAAATCAAAGAAGGAGTAACTACATTACATTTAGATAAATTAGCCGAAGAATTCATTCGCGACCACGGAGCTGTACCTAGCTTCCTTGGTTTATATGGTTTTCCAAACTCATTATGCATGAGCCCGAACGCGCAAGTAGTTCACGGAATTCCAAATAATACGCCTCTAGAAAGCGGTGATGTGATTTCGGTAGATTGTGGTGCATTTAAAAATGGATACCACGGAGACCACGCTTATTCTTTTGAAATAGGTGAAGTTTCTCCTGAAACAAAAAAATTATTACAAGTTACCAAAGAATCTTTGTACGTAGGTATCCGCGAATTTAAAGCTGGGAATCGTGTGGAAGATGTTGGAAATGCTATCCAAAAATATACAGAATCTCATGGTTATGGTGTGGTTCGCGAATTAGTAGGACACGGTTTAGGGCAAAAAATGCATGAAGATCCTGAGATGCCTAATTACGGAAAACGCGGTCGCGGAAAACTGTTTGTTGAAGGAATGGTTGTTGCTATTGAACCTATGATTAATTTAGGAACTAGAAATATCAAACAATTAAAAGACGGTTGGACAATCTTAACTGCTGATGGGAAACCAAGTGCTCATTTTGAACATGATGTGGCTTTAATTGATGGCAAACCAGAGATCCTTTCTACGTTTGCTTATGTATATCAAGCATTAGGCATTGTGAGTAATGAAGAAGATGAATTTAGAAAAGTGCCATTAGTTTTATAA
- the gpmI gene encoding 2,3-bisphosphoglycerate-independent phosphoglycerate mutase, producing MNKKVILMILDGWGKSPDPKVSAIDNANVPFINSLYKNYPSAQLRTDGLHVGLPEGQMGNSEVGHMNLGAGRIVYQDLAKINLAVANKTLAKEQVLKDAFQYAKDNHKKVHFLGLVSDGGVHSHTSHLRGLIDATQDYGLQEVFVHAFTDGRDVDPKSGKKYIQDLENYIANTTVKLASVIGRYYAMDRDKRWERVKLAYDLLVNGKGTPSKNAIVSIEKSYQDEVTDEFIHPIVMVDDNDKPLATIQEDDVVIFFNFRTDRGRELTEALSQQDFHEENMHKLNLYYVTLTNYDETYKNVKVVYNKDNITETLGEVLEKNNKTQIRIAETEKYPHVTFFFSGGREIPFRGEHRILRNSPKVATYDLQPEMSAFELTDALIPELEKGDVDFVCLNFANGDMVGHTGIMEAAIKACEAVDKCVEKVITTALAHDYTILVIADHGNCETMINPDGSPNTAHTTNPVPFILVDKELKEVHDGVLGDIAPTILELMGIQKPAVMTQHSLL from the coding sequence ATGAACAAAAAAGTTATACTAATGATTTTGGACGGTTGGGGAAAATCTCCTGACCCAAAAGTATCTGCAATCGACAATGCTAATGTACCCTTTATAAACAGTCTTTACAAAAATTACCCAAGCGCCCAACTTAGAACTGATGGCCTTCATGTTGGTCTTCCAGAAGGACAAATGGGAAATAGCGAAGTAGGTCATATGAACCTAGGTGCCGGAAGAATTGTATACCAAGATTTAGCTAAGATTAATTTGGCTGTAGCCAATAAAACATTAGCAAAAGAACAAGTACTCAAAGATGCTTTTCAATACGCAAAAGACAACCACAAAAAAGTACACTTTTTAGGATTAGTTTCTGATGGTGGTGTTCACTCTCATACCTCTCACCTACGCGGATTGATTGATGCCACACAAGATTACGGTTTACAAGAAGTATTTGTTCACGCATTTACTGATGGGCGCGATGTTGATCCTAAATCAGGAAAAAAATACATTCAAGATTTAGAAAACTATATTGCCAACACCACTGTAAAATTAGCTTCAGTTATTGGACGCTATTATGCGATGGACAGAGACAAGCGTTGGGAACGAGTAAAATTAGCTTATGATTTATTAGTTAATGGAAAAGGAACACCCTCAAAAAATGCTATAGTAAGTATTGAAAAAAGCTACCAAGATGAAGTAACGGATGAATTTATTCACCCAATTGTCATGGTTGATGATAATGACAAACCACTAGCAACTATTCAAGAAGACGACGTTGTTATTTTCTTCAACTTTAGAACAGACAGAGGTCGCGAATTGACCGAAGCACTTTCTCAACAAGATTTCCATGAAGAAAACATGCATAAATTAAATTTGTACTATGTAACTCTTACAAATTATGACGAAACCTACAAAAATGTAAAAGTAGTCTACAATAAAGACAACATTACCGAAACACTTGGTGAAGTTTTAGAAAAAAACAATAAAACTCAAATTAGAATTGCTGAAACAGAAAAGTATCCTCACGTTACTTTTTTCTTTTCAGGAGGAAGAGAAATTCCTTTTAGAGGAGAACACAGAATTTTACGAAACTCCCCAAAGGTAGCAACGTATGATTTGCAACCTGAAATGAGTGCTTTTGAATTAACTGATGCCTTGATTCCAGAGTTAGAAAAAGGAGATGTAGATTTTGTATGTCTTAATTTTGCCAATGGCGACATGGTAGGTCATACAGGAATTATGGAAGCGGCTATCAAAGCATGTGAAGCAGTTGATAAATGTGTCGAAAAAGTAATCACGACCGCTTTAGCTCACGATTATACTATTTTAGTAATTGCAGATCACGGGAATTGCGAAACAATGATTAATCCTGATGGAAGTCCAAATACAGCTCACACTACTAACCCAGTTCCTTTTATTTTAGTTGATAAGGAATTAAAAGAAGTTCACGATGGTGTTTTAGGTGACATTGCTCCAACAATTCTAGAATTAATGGGGATTCAAAAACCAGCAGTTATGACTCAACATTCATTGTTGTAA
- a CDS encoding DUF5916 domain-containing protein, translated as MKNQLLIFFLMASIFGFSQKKVLKTTFITSNNIIIDGKLDESIWETTPVADNFVMFEPDNGKPIPENKKTIVKVIYDNDAVYIAATLYDDEPNKILKEISKRDEFGTSDLFGVFINGFNDGQQDFQFYVCASDGQADCITTDANGEDYSWDAIWKSKALITDFGWVVEMRIPYAALRFSGENKQTWGLNFFREIKRDRQKYTWNYIDSKVGTFTQQSGVLEGIENIKPPTRLFLLPYSSFYVNANAQQKTIGTLKGGLDIKYGINDAFTLDAILVPDFGQTKYDDKILNLGPFEQQFNENRSFFTEGTDLFSKGDLLYSRRIGGRPTVYPTTTENEVIKDNPSSVNLINALKVSGRTKNGLGIGFLNAVTEKTYATIKNTVNNETRRIEVEPLTNYNVLVLDQRFRKNSSVSFINTNVTRNRNFRDANVSALVWDLNTKKNTYNLSGNFKNSFVNDIEDKKGIATTLNFAETSGKYRYSFGADLVTKDYDNNDLGINFETNYYSIYGNANYRILNPTKHFNSFRINYNMYTQFHKETGKIQGNNININLNLNNKKNHYLGFGTNISPLESYDFYEARTDNRYVILPQRYNAWLYISSNYNNKFAFDFNPYYAIFNETKRNTFEVSLGPRYRFNDKFSMSYNFYFQRKNNNKGFVDSIDDDLNSRTPETIIFANRNVVTYSNTVSGKYSISSKMNFDLAVRQYWSYAENKNFLSLEQNGRLVDYTNYTTNKNSSFYSWNFDLSYSWWFAPGSQVSVLYRNNAANFEDTINKNFEKNITNLLNNDALSHTFSISVKYFIDYNSLKRKS; from the coding sequence ATGAAAAATCAACTTTTGATATTTTTTTTAATGGCTTCTATTTTTGGCTTCAGCCAAAAAAAAGTCTTAAAAACGACATTTATTACTTCAAATAACATTATTATTGACGGTAAACTCGATGAAAGCATCTGGGAGACAACTCCCGTAGCTGATAATTTCGTTATGTTTGAACCAGACAATGGAAAACCAATTCCTGAGAACAAAAAAACTATAGTCAAAGTAATTTATGATAATGATGCTGTTTACATAGCCGCTACATTATATGATGACGAGCCCAATAAAATATTAAAAGAAATATCCAAAAGAGACGAATTTGGAACATCAGATTTATTTGGTGTTTTTATAAATGGCTTTAATGACGGACAACAAGATTTTCAATTTTATGTATGCGCTTCTGATGGTCAAGCCGATTGCATTACCACAGATGCAAATGGAGAAGACTATTCTTGGGACGCGATTTGGAAAAGCAAAGCTTTAATTACTGATTTTGGTTGGGTAGTTGAAATGCGCATCCCTTACGCTGCATTGCGCTTCTCAGGAGAAAACAAACAGACATGGGGCCTTAATTTTTTTAGAGAAATTAAGCGAGACCGTCAAAAGTACACTTGGAATTATATTGACTCTAAAGTAGGCACCTTTACACAACAATCTGGAGTTCTTGAGGGAATTGAAAATATAAAACCTCCTACTCGTTTATTCCTTTTACCGTACTCTTCTTTTTATGTCAATGCAAATGCACAACAAAAAACAATTGGTACACTCAAAGGTGGACTAGATATTAAATACGGGATTAATGATGCTTTTACCCTCGATGCCATCTTAGTTCCTGACTTTGGACAAACAAAATATGACGACAAAATATTAAATCTAGGTCCATTTGAACAGCAGTTCAACGAGAACAGGTCTTTTTTCACAGAAGGCACTGACCTATTTAGTAAAGGTGACTTGCTTTATTCTAGAAGAATTGGCGGAAGACCTACAGTTTACCCAACCACTACTGAAAATGAAGTGATTAAAGACAACCCTTCAAGCGTAAACTTAATCAACGCTTTAAAAGTTTCTGGAAGAACAAAAAACGGACTAGGAATTGGATTTTTAAATGCAGTTACCGAAAAAACGTATGCTACTATTAAGAACACAGTAAACAATGAAACTCGCAGAATCGAAGTGGAACCGTTAACAAATTACAATGTACTCGTATTAGACCAGCGCTTTAGAAAAAATTCGTCAGTTTCTTTTATTAATACTAACGTGACTCGAAACAGAAATTTTCGCGATGCAAATGTATCGGCATTGGTTTGGGATTTAAACACTAAGAAAAACACGTATAATCTTTCTGGAAATTTCAAAAACAGTTTTGTAAATGATATTGAGGATAAAAAAGGAATCGCTACTACTTTAAATTTTGCTGAGACAAGTGGCAAATATAGATATAGTTTTGGCGCAGATTTAGTAACAAAAGACTACGATAATAATGACTTAGGCATTAATTTTGAAACTAATTATTATTCGATTTACGGAAATGCTAACTATAGAATTTTAAACCCTACTAAACACTTCAACAGCTTTAGAATCAACTACAATATGTACACTCAGTTTCATAAAGAAACGGGTAAAATTCAAGGCAACAACATTAATATAAACCTAAATCTGAATAACAAGAAAAATCATTATCTTGGTTTTGGAACTAATATAAGCCCTCTTGAATCTTATGATTTCTATGAAGCCAGGACGGATAACAGATATGTAATTCTTCCACAAAGGTATAATGCTTGGTTGTACATATCCTCAAATTACAATAACAAATTCGCATTTGATTTTAATCCTTATTATGCCATTTTTAATGAAACAAAAAGAAACACTTTTGAAGTTTCTTTAGGACCTAGATATCGTTTTAATGATAAATTTTCCATGAGTTATAACTTTTATTTCCAAAGAAAAAACAATAATAAAGGATTCGTAGACAGCATTGATGATGATTTAAACAGTAGAACACCCGAAACCATTATTTTTGCAAATAGAAACGTAGTCACGTACTCTAACACTGTTTCTGGAAAATACTCCATTAGTAGCAAAATGAATTTCGATTTAGCTGTTCGCCAATACTGGTCTTATGCTGAAAATAAAAACTTTTTGTCATTAGAACAAAACGGAAGACTAGTTGACTATACTAATTACACTACCAATAAGAACTCTAGTTTTTATTCTTGGAATTTTGACTTATCGTACTCTTGGTGGTTTGCACCTGGTAGTCAAGTTTCTGTTTTATATCGAAATAATGCTGCTAATTTTGAAGATACTATCAATAAAAACTTCGAAAAGAACATTACGAATTTATTGAATAATGACGCATTAAGCCATACTTTTTCAATTAGTGTAAAATACTTTATTGATTACAATAGCTTAAAACGCAAATCATAA
- a CDS encoding TetR/AcrR family transcriptional regulator encodes MKDLIASIKIQVNENIYVKDPETSKLGKKIIQESILLIDAIGFDNFTFKKLGEKIGSNESSIYRYFENKHKLLVYLSSWYWSWMEYKLFFATNNIEDPFEKLKKAITVVTEKIEDDEKTEHINELILNKIIISEFTKTLHTKEVDEENKVGFFLIYKRVINRIVNLIIEVNPDYPFAKSLASNIIEGALHQHFLKDHLTTITNCNEKISPTDFYIHLITTILKK; translated from the coding sequence ATGAAGGATTTGATCGCGTCTATTAAAATACAAGTGAACGAAAACATCTATGTAAAAGATCCAGAAACATCAAAATTGGGTAAAAAAATTATTCAAGAAAGTATCCTTTTGATAGACGCGATTGGTTTTGACAATTTCACTTTTAAAAAATTAGGAGAAAAAATTGGCTCGAATGAAAGCTCTATTTACCGCTATTTTGAAAACAAACACAAATTACTGGTTTATCTTTCTTCATGGTACTGGAGTTGGATGGAATATAAATTGTTTTTTGCCACAAATAATATTGAAGATCCATTTGAAAAACTCAAAAAAGCGATCACAGTTGTAACTGAAAAAATTGAGGATGATGAAAAAACAGAACACATCAATGAATTAATTTTAAATAAAATAATCATTTCTGAATTCACAAAAACACTTCATACTAAAGAAGTAGATGAAGAGAACAAAGTAGGGTTCTTTTTAATTTACAAAAGAGTAATTAATAGAATTGTTAATTTAATCATTGAAGTAAATCCTGACTATCCATTTGCAAAAAGCCTAGCTTCAAATATAATAGAAGGTGCACTCCATCAGCATTTTTTAAAAGATCACTTGACAACAATTACAAACTGTAATGAAAAAATAAGCCCAACTGACTTTTACATTCATCTTATCACAACTATTTTAAAAAAATAA